The proteins below are encoded in one region of Nitrospira lenta:
- a CDS encoding carbon monoxide dehydrogenase beta subunit family protein, with the protein MATTQDKRERIIVPGPAGFHPPSAAQLGVSLPDPGEGLFYGLLEPNEDKVIEEMARKMLTSPNATLFPGPMVLWAWNEHAIEKAKATLEIAAQIPNVMIIPMPDYRPKYPKIDPEEVINPNHPNLTIWGNKIEACIFIGVHCHYANLTLKMIRAGTNCCTMAICAEQGHEDAMLTIRDSDVLKLKKTAQIFKKIREEMGIKLPENGENVRFTGTQSKVHGGKTHTNPLTFMPSVDGVGSAGTFGHSAEQMKREG; encoded by the coding sequence GTGGCAACAACGCAAGATAAGAGAGAGAGAATCATCGTTCCGGGACCGGCTGGATTTCATCCTCCATCCGCTGCGCAACTTGGTGTTTCGCTGCCCGATCCAGGCGAAGGCTTGTTTTACGGACTGTTGGAACCCAATGAAGATAAGGTCATCGAAGAGATGGCCAGGAAGATGTTAACCAGTCCCAATGCGACGCTCTTCCCGGGGCCGATGGTGTTGTGGGCCTGGAATGAACATGCCATTGAAAAGGCCAAGGCCACGCTGGAAATTGCCGCCCAGATTCCGAACGTGATGATTATCCCGATGCCGGACTATCGGCCCAAGTATCCGAAGATCGACCCGGAAGAGGTGATCAATCCCAACCACCCGAATCTGACGATTTGGGGCAATAAGATTGAGGCCTGTATTTTCATCGGCGTACATTGTCACTATGCGAATCTGACGTTGAAGATGATCCGTGCGGGGACGAATTGTTGCACGATGGCGATCTGCGCTGAGCAGGGCCACGAAGATGCCATGTTGACGATCCGCGACTCGGATGTGCTGAAGCTGAAAAAAACCGCGCAGATCTTCAAGAAGATTCGTGAAGAAATGGGGATCAAGTTGCCGGAGAACGGCGAGAATGTTCGGTTTACCGGAACGCAGTCCAAAGTCCACGGTGGAAAGACCCACACCAATCCATTGACCTTCATGCCATCCGTCGACGGAGTCGGCAGCGCGGGTACGTTCGGCCATTCGGCTGAACAGATGAAGCGCGAAGGGTAA
- a CDS encoding 2-oxoacid:acceptor oxidoreductase family protein, with the protein MAKRFNIRMAGVGGQGVVTGSHILSTAVINAGGESTIVPFYGSEKRMAPVESYVRVSDEPIYEIGEITFPHIIIIFHPQVITHGKSYTMPFYFGLKEDGIALINNDGPMNLHKDQARELEERRAKLYYFPATKLSLEVAGMDLATNMALMGCIGAITGLTNMAGLEQAVKDRFLGKGFVVSGGTAALDSVVERKFKKKQELIDKNVAVMRAGWNYAVEHGWAAPDVKRIETPVAAAASA; encoded by the coding sequence ATGGCAAAGCGTTTCAACATTCGGATGGCGGGCGTCGGTGGACAGGGTGTCGTGACGGGGTCGCACATCCTCAGCACTGCGGTCATCAATGCCGGCGGGGAAAGCACAATCGTTCCGTTCTACGGATCGGAAAAGCGCATGGCGCCGGTAGAGAGCTATGTGCGGGTTTCGGATGAGCCCATCTACGAGATCGGCGAAATTACGTTTCCGCACATCATCATCATTTTCCACCCGCAGGTCATTACGCACGGCAAGTCTTATACGATGCCGTTTTATTTTGGCCTGAAGGAAGATGGGATTGCGCTGATCAACAACGATGGCCCGATGAACCTGCACAAGGACCAGGCCCGCGAGTTGGAAGAGCGCCGCGCGAAGCTCTACTACTTCCCGGCTACGAAGCTGTCGTTGGAAGTGGCCGGGATGGACCTTGCCACGAACATGGCCTTGATGGGTTGTATCGGAGCGATCACCGGGTTGACGAATATGGCGGGGTTGGAGCAGGCCGTGAAGGATCGGTTCCTCGGAAAAGGATTCGTCGTCTCCGGTGGAACGGCGGCCTTGGATAGCGTAGTAGAAAGAAAGTTCAAAAAGAAGCAGGAGCTGATCGATAAAAACGTGGCCGTCATGCGGGCCGGCTGGAACTATGCCGTTGAGCACGGATGGGCTGCTCCCGACGTGAAGCGTATCGAGACGCCAGTTGCCGCAGCTGCCAGTGCGTAA
- the mutM gene encoding bifunctional DNA-formamidopyrimidine glycosylase/DNA-(apurinic or apyrimidinic site) lyase, producing the protein MPELPEAEVAARQIRARLIGTQVTGVLVGRSDIVREGGDTDWWYPGSVVTAVDRYGKSVAIEFEKAGDRRYLVAELGMTGLLLFPAVSIKFPQHVHYTMQFDSSSTGSLRYWNPRRFGRLSLLDRAGLDRYRARRFGCDPLHVTCEEFTRLLGQCRRRLKALLMHQQVIAGIGNIYANEALFRAGLHPDVIASQLAPSAAGRLHSEMQSILRQAIVCGGSSVKDFFAPDGSEGIYKQHHLVYGKEGIPCPRACGAVIKRVQSERSSFICTTCQKIRTRR; encoded by the coding sequence ATGCCTGAATTACCTGAAGCCGAAGTCGCGGCTCGTCAGATTCGCGCGCGCTTGATTGGCACGCAGGTTACCGGGGTACTCGTCGGGAGGTCCGACATCGTTCGCGAAGGCGGCGATACGGATTGGTGGTATCCCGGGAGTGTCGTGACGGCGGTCGATCGATACGGAAAGAGTGTCGCGATTGAATTTGAGAAAGCGGGGGACAGGCGCTATCTCGTGGCTGAGCTCGGGATGACCGGACTGTTATTGTTCCCGGCCGTGTCGATCAAGTTTCCCCAGCATGTGCACTACACGATGCAATTTGACTCCTCGTCGACCGGTTCATTGCGCTATTGGAACCCGCGCCGGTTCGGCCGTCTCTCATTACTGGATCGTGCGGGGCTTGATCGCTATCGTGCCAGGCGGTTTGGGTGCGATCCGCTTCACGTCACCTGCGAAGAGTTTACTCGGCTCCTCGGCCAGTGCCGCCGTCGTTTGAAGGCGCTGCTCATGCACCAGCAAGTCATTGCGGGTATCGGAAATATCTATGCAAATGAAGCGTTGTTTCGAGCCGGTTTGCATCCGGATGTGATAGCCAGTCAGCTCGCCCCTTCTGCCGCCGGGCGCCTCCACTCTGAGATGCAATCCATCTTGCGGCAGGCCATTGTGTGCGGGGGATCCAGTGTTAAAGACTTCTTTGCTCCGGATGGTTCCGAAGGAATCTACAAGCAGCACCATCTGGTGTATGGCAAGGAGGGAATTCCTTGTCCTCGAGCATGTGGGGCCGTGATCAAGCGCGTCCAAAGTGAGCGAAGTTCATTTATTTGCACCACCTGTCAGAAGATTCGGACGCGCCGTTGA
- a CDS encoding small ribosomal subunit Rsm22 family protein translates to MAFNQRQSVATLSPIMLRSIEQVAANSALLNHDHIAQAVADLSRLFTKDRASLKSDYLDHPAHAVAYLKYFLPVNLSKVQALLDEMPPGWPDQASGRSIRILDVGSGPGVGALAVRDWLHQHWPDRIKDLSVVAIDISAGALKQARQLWDAYSRESGVTGGQLMAHEGNVERSPNGAWLSQVDQQAPYDLIIAANCLNELFSRTADPVESRGKLVTQLLARLAPTGTLMIVEPALRDTSRALHQLRNRLIEEKHCTIYSPCLHENSCPALVNPFDWCHEERGWEPPPGIQKIDEAVGFIKDALKFSYLLLRKDGRTIVEHRPDVYRVVSELRELKGEKRAWLCNELGRSEIGRQDRLRSDSNASFDDWHRGALVQIERVMRKEREGKVSAVGRIDGDGRVRIIRSA, encoded by the coding sequence ATGGCCTTCAACCAACGTCAGTCAGTCGCCACCCTCTCGCCGATCATGCTCAGGTCGATTGAGCAGGTCGCTGCCAATTCAGCTCTGCTCAACCATGATCACATTGCACAGGCCGTGGCCGATCTCTCCAGGCTCTTTACGAAAGATCGTGCCTCACTGAAATCCGACTATCTCGATCATCCGGCACATGCAGTCGCCTATCTCAAATACTTTCTGCCGGTAAATCTGTCCAAAGTTCAAGCGCTGCTCGACGAGATGCCGCCAGGCTGGCCTGATCAAGCTTCTGGTCGCTCGATCCGCATTCTTGATGTGGGATCGGGACCAGGCGTCGGGGCGTTGGCCGTACGCGATTGGCTCCATCAGCATTGGCCAGACCGAATCAAAGATCTCAGCGTTGTGGCAATCGACATCTCAGCCGGGGCTCTCAAGCAAGCCAGGCAGCTTTGGGATGCCTACAGCCGAGAATCTGGAGTCACAGGTGGACAGCTGATGGCTCATGAGGGGAATGTGGAGCGCTCGCCGAATGGGGCGTGGCTAAGCCAGGTTGACCAGCAAGCACCTTATGATTTGATCATCGCGGCGAATTGCCTGAACGAACTCTTTTCTCGAACCGCCGATCCCGTCGAGTCGAGGGGCAAACTTGTCACACAACTTCTGGCGAGGTTGGCTCCGACCGGCACGCTTATGATTGTGGAGCCGGCGTTGCGCGATACCTCAAGAGCGCTGCATCAGTTGCGAAATCGATTAATTGAGGAGAAGCATTGCACGATCTATAGCCCGTGCCTCCATGAAAACAGTTGCCCCGCATTGGTCAATCCGTTCGATTGGTGCCATGAAGAGCGGGGCTGGGAACCGCCGCCAGGGATCCAAAAGATTGACGAGGCGGTGGGTTTCATTAAAGACGCGCTGAAGTTTTCGTATCTGCTACTCAGGAAGGATGGGCGGACCATCGTCGAGCATAGACCTGATGTCTATCGCGTAGTCAGTGAATTGCGCGAGTTGAAAGGCGAGAAGCGGGCGTGGCTTTGCAACGAGTTGGGACGGTCGGAAATCGGACGTCAGGATCGATTAAGGTCTGACTCAAACGCATCATTTGATGACTGGCATCGCGGTGCTCTCGTGCAGATTGAGCGAGTCATGCGAAAAGAGCGGGAAGGAAAAGTGTCGGCGGTGGGACGAATCGATGGCGATGGGAGGGTGCGGATAATTCGATCAGCCTGA
- a CDS encoding transketolase C-terminal domain-containing protein, whose translation MSEAEVKTNPPGAPAATVAPAKKDPHAEAKRQKVVTPEYLFHEAPRTKEFITGSEAAKEAIRRSNVDLAIAYPITPQSETMQLVGVLYGEGYVKEYYRGEEEVGVMAAIAGGSRAGVRCYTATAGPGTLRGLEGIASWPGHRLPAVAMFTCRVVNAPLAIQPDNIEVSYLLNCGMIVFHAENQQDMFDFTMAGFIISEKNDVTLPVGVCCDGFFVTHARGYVRMQDRSMKLPPREAWRGAVPVLDAENPPARLSRDAPVQKSNFMAYNIHAVWQQEVWAAVERSRKYINQYMGGLLTAENVDGAEAVIIASGSAAAQSREAVRICAEKGIKIGLIKVRSLRPFPTKELRELCKNAKLIVVPEFNYVGWLAKEVATAIYGYSNAKIIGGPRVYGGQSMPVELIVDEVESGLTGKKSTNVAMSSVMGGAVNQDDVSHFMRSI comes from the coding sequence ATGAGCGAAGCTGAAGTCAAAACGAATCCCCCGGGTGCTCCTGCGGCCACGGTCGCGCCAGCAAAGAAAGACCCGCACGCTGAAGCCAAGCGGCAAAAGGTCGTCACTCCTGAGTATCTGTTTCACGAAGCTCCCAGGACGAAAGAGTTTATTACGGGAAGCGAAGCGGCCAAGGAAGCGATCCGACGCTCGAACGTCGATTTGGCCATTGCCTATCCGATTACGCCCCAGAGCGAAACCATGCAGCTCGTGGGTGTGCTCTACGGTGAAGGTTATGTGAAAGAGTATTACCGTGGCGAGGAAGAAGTCGGCGTCATGGCCGCCATCGCCGGAGGATCCCGCGCAGGCGTCCGTTGCTATACGGCGACTGCAGGACCTGGAACGTTGAGAGGCCTTGAAGGCATTGCGTCATGGCCCGGCCATCGGTTGCCGGCCGTGGCGATGTTTACCTGCCGGGTGGTCAATGCTCCGCTCGCGATTCAACCCGATAACATCGAAGTGTCGTATCTCTTGAACTGCGGCATGATCGTGTTCCATGCTGAAAATCAGCAGGATATGTTCGATTTTACAATGGCCGGGTTTATCATCAGCGAGAAGAACGATGTGACCCTGCCGGTTGGTGTCTGCTGCGACGGATTCTTTGTCACGCACGCGCGTGGCTATGTGCGTATGCAGGATCGCAGCATGAAGCTCCCCCCTCGGGAAGCCTGGCGTGGAGCGGTGCCTGTCCTCGATGCGGAGAATCCTCCCGCGCGTCTTTCGCGCGACGCCCCGGTTCAGAAATCAAACTTCATGGCGTACAACATTCACGCCGTTTGGCAGCAAGAAGTATGGGCTGCGGTGGAACGGTCGCGGAAGTATATCAATCAGTATATGGGCGGGTTGCTCACAGCTGAGAATGTGGACGGTGCCGAGGCTGTCATCATTGCTTCGGGAAGCGCGGCGGCTCAGTCTCGGGAAGCGGTTCGTATTTGCGCGGAGAAGGGCATTAAGATTGGTCTGATCAAGGTGCGCTCGTTGCGGCCATTTCCCACGAAGGAACTGCGGGAACTCTGCAAGAATGCCAAGTTGATCGTTGTGCCTGAATTTAACTATGTCGGTTGGCTGGCCAAGGAAGTGGCGACGGCGATTTATGGCTATTCCAATGCCAAGATCATCGGTGGACCGAGGGTCTATGGCGGTCAGTCTATGCCGGTTGAATTGATCGTGGACGAAGTGGAATCCGGTCTCACTGGCAAGAAATCCACCAACGTTGCGATGTCTTCTGTCATGGGCGGGGCCGTCAATCAAGACGACGTGTCCCATTTCATGCGCAGCATTTAA
- a CDS encoding methylenetetrahydrofolate reductase C-terminal domain-containing protein gives MLNRVLIPGEDDAGTHVGGVHKRPPIPDNTLKAECPKFMAHGPCGGVRKGGLCEVYPDMKCPWVSMFIELEKIGQTDWMKQL, from the coding sequence ATGCTCAATCGAGTCTTGATTCCCGGCGAAGACGATGCCGGAACCCATGTCGGCGGTGTGCATAAACGCCCCCCGATCCCGGATAACACGTTGAAGGCCGAATGTCCGAAATTCATGGCCCATGGCCCCTGCGGAGGCGTGCGCAAAGGAGGACTCTGCGAAGTCTATCCGGACATGAAATGTCCCTGGGTATCGATGTTTATTGAACTCGAAAAAATCGGGCAGACCGATTGGATGAAACAACTCTAG
- a CDS encoding dual specificity protein phosphatase family protein, with amino-acid sequence MHLITDVLILGNIDDARDPMPAIAGLLLVAEEFTVQPVPWLDYEHIPFKEFSAVDPARLDRAVTWLEARAPGTRTLVCCRAGMGRSASVLIAYFCCSQGMSYEEAVAFVKSRRPGAMPLPKLHETIEKVLKLRAHRMSRKARSTHTPRVA; translated from the coding sequence ATGCATTTGATTACAGATGTGTTGATCCTAGGCAATATCGATGATGCCAGGGATCCGATGCCGGCTATAGCAGGACTGTTGTTGGTGGCCGAAGAGTTTACGGTTCAGCCGGTTCCGTGGCTGGACTATGAGCATATTCCATTCAAGGAATTTTCTGCCGTTGATCCTGCGCGTCTTGATCGCGCGGTGACTTGGCTGGAAGCGCGTGCTCCAGGAACCAGAACGCTGGTCTGTTGCCGTGCCGGGATGGGGCGGTCCGCGTCCGTTCTGATTGCCTACTTCTGTTGTAGTCAGGGAATGTCTTATGAAGAGGCCGTGGCATTTGTAAAGTCTCGACGGCCGGGAGCCATGCCGCTCCCTAAATTGCACGAGACCATTGAGAAAGTGCTCAAGCTGCGCGCCCATCGGATGAGCCGAAAAGCCCGCTCGACGCATACCCCGCGAGTCGCCTAG
- a CDS encoding thiamine pyrophosphate-dependent enzyme — translation MSLDYVKFTNGFEKFMPKEYRDMVEHGPFGKKVSVSQMGSFKEILEEHPMCAGCAMTLFIRLAMIAVPNPEDTIMVGTAGCGRLAISQAAIPFVYGNYGDQNGVASGLSRGLRLRFGDKPKDVVVMAGDGGTADIGFQQVLHSWFRKERFTTIMLDNEVYGNTGGQESGMTSRGAVLKMAPLGKKFEKMDMLQMAKVAGCAYVATVVPNNPRRVESVIKKAVLIAREVGSAYIQAYTSCNIEYAIPTDKVMEDAKTVENDRYQFTEYVSEEAKQYLAERYGYKEFLPKPAAPAAAIPNKA, via the coding sequence ATGAGTCTCGATTATGTGAAGTTTACAAACGGCTTCGAGAAGTTCATGCCGAAAGAATATCGGGATATGGTCGAACATGGTCCGTTCGGCAAGAAGGTCTCTGTCTCCCAGATGGGAAGCTTCAAGGAAATTTTGGAAGAGCATCCGATGTGCGCCGGTTGTGCGATGACGCTGTTCATCCGCCTGGCGATGATTGCCGTTCCGAATCCTGAAGACACGATTATGGTGGGTACTGCCGGATGTGGTCGCTTGGCGATCTCGCAGGCGGCGATTCCTTTCGTCTACGGCAACTATGGCGACCAGAATGGAGTGGCCAGCGGGTTGTCCCGCGGTCTCCGCCTCCGGTTCGGCGATAAGCCGAAGGATGTGGTCGTGATGGCCGGCGACGGCGGCACGGCTGATATCGGATTCCAGCAAGTGTTGCACTCCTGGTTCCGTAAGGAACGATTCACCACGATCATGTTGGATAACGAAGTCTACGGAAATACCGGTGGCCAGGAAAGCGGTATGACGAGCCGTGGCGCGGTGTTGAAGATGGCCCCCTTGGGCAAGAAATTTGAGAAGATGGATATGTTGCAGATGGCGAAGGTGGCTGGATGTGCCTATGTCGCTACCGTCGTTCCGAACAATCCCCGCCGTGTCGAGAGTGTCATCAAGAAAGCCGTCCTGATTGCTCGCGAAGTCGGCTCCGCGTACATCCAAGCCTATACCTCCTGCAACATTGAATATGCGATTCCGACCGACAAGGTCATGGAAGACGCCAAGACCGTTGAGAACGATCGGTATCAGTTCACAGAGTATGTCAGCGAAGAAGCGAAGCAGTACTTGGCTGAGCGCTATGGCTACAAGGAATTTCTTCCGAAGCCGGCCGCTCCCGCTGCTGCCATTCCCAACAAAGCATAA
- a CDS encoding ATP citrate lyase citrate-binding domain-containing protein, translating into MAKVLEGPGMGLMKKWGINVPNYVVVTSVDELTKLGQANEWLKKSKLVAKAHEALGSRFKLGLVKVDLDFKAAEAATKEMIGRQVGSITVTQVIVSEMIPHKEEYYCAVKSTREGSEILVANCGGIEVESNWERVKRLDLEIGQAPSAEALEKLSKEAGFTGPLIKKMAEFAGKMFVCFDSEDAQYLEVNPVVTRASDGELVALDAVTLLDGDAKFRHPDWNFAFAAEFGRAYSKQEEEVMAVDSKIKGSVKFIEIPGGDTAMLPAGGGASVYYSDAVVARGGKLANYAEYSGDPPDWAVEVLTEKVCSLPGIKNIIVGGAIANFTDVVKTFGGIINGFRKAKSEGKLKGVKIWVRRGGPREKEGLDAMRALKDEGFDISVFDRNTPLTDIVDKALQAK; encoded by the coding sequence ATGGCCAAGGTGCTTGAAGGTCCCGGAATGGGGCTGATGAAGAAGTGGGGGATCAATGTCCCCAATTACGTCGTCGTCACATCCGTTGATGAGCTGACAAAGCTGGGGCAAGCGAATGAATGGCTGAAGAAGTCGAAGCTTGTCGCCAAGGCCCACGAGGCCCTTGGGTCACGATTCAAGCTCGGTTTGGTCAAGGTTGATTTGGATTTCAAGGCAGCGGAAGCCGCGACCAAGGAAATGATCGGCCGCCAAGTCGGAAGCATCACGGTGACGCAGGTCATCGTGTCAGAAATGATTCCTCACAAAGAAGAATATTATTGCGCAGTGAAGTCGACGCGCGAAGGCAGCGAGATTCTCGTAGCCAATTGCGGAGGAATTGAAGTCGAGTCGAATTGGGAGCGGGTCAAGCGACTCGATCTCGAAATCGGACAGGCCCCTTCTGCCGAGGCGCTCGAAAAGCTCTCGAAAGAAGCGGGATTTACCGGTCCGCTGATCAAGAAAATGGCCGAGTTTGCCGGGAAAATGTTTGTCTGCTTCGATAGTGAAGATGCGCAGTATCTCGAAGTCAATCCCGTTGTGACTCGCGCGAGCGATGGCGAGTTAGTGGCGTTGGATGCCGTGACCTTGCTCGACGGCGACGCCAAGTTCCGTCACCCTGATTGGAATTTTGCGTTTGCGGCAGAATTCGGCCGGGCCTACTCCAAGCAGGAAGAGGAGGTCATGGCGGTCGACAGCAAAATCAAGGGGTCCGTCAAGTTCATTGAAATCCCCGGTGGCGATACGGCAATGCTTCCCGCCGGCGGCGGCGCCAGCGTCTATTATTCTGATGCCGTTGTGGCGCGGGGCGGCAAACTCGCGAACTATGCCGAATACTCAGGCGATCCGCCCGATTGGGCGGTTGAAGTATTGACGGAAAAAGTCTGCTCGCTGCCCGGAATCAAGAACATCATTGTCGGCGGCGCCATCGCCAATTTCACCGACGTGGTGAAAACGTTCGGCGGCATCATCAACGGATTCCGCAAGGCTAAGTCGGAAGGCAAGCTCAAGGGCGTGAAGATCTGGGTGCGTCGCGGAGGTCCGCGAGAGAAAGAAGGCCTCGACGCGATGCGCGCGCTCAAGGACGAAGGATTCGACATCAGCGTGTTCGATCGCAACACGCCGCTCACCGATATTGTCGATAAGGCGCTCCAAGCGAAATGA
- the queF gene encoding preQ(1) synthase, whose product MKRESARRTSKTTKLGYNERHAKSGITAPLPSIETFPNQYKGYEITIEIPEYTAICPKTNLPDFGTVTIHYMPNKACLELKSLKMYIHAYRDLGIFYENAVNRILHDVVASCRPVWATVTGGFTARGGLSSKIEAKYP is encoded by the coding sequence GTGAAACGTGAATCAGCGCGACGCACATCGAAAACGACAAAATTGGGGTACAACGAACGGCATGCGAAAAGCGGTATCACCGCGCCATTACCTAGCATCGAAACATTCCCGAACCAGTATAAGGGCTACGAAATCACGATTGAGATTCCCGAATACACCGCGATCTGCCCCAAAACCAACCTACCGGATTTCGGCACCGTGACCATTCACTACATGCCCAACAAAGCCTGCCTCGAACTCAAATCCCTCAAGATGTATATCCACGCCTACCGAGATCTCGGTATTTTCTATGAGAACGCCGTCAATCGGATCCTCCACGATGTCGTGGCATCCTGCCGGCCCGTCTGGGCCACCGTCACCGGCGGATTTACCGCGCGCGGAGGCCTGTCGAGCAAAATCGAAGCGAAATACCCATAA